The genomic interval CCGCGGCCAGCGAGCGGGGCTGGCCGTCGCTGAAGACCTCGCCCGTGGCGAGGTCCAGGCCGAAGGTCCGCGATTCCTCGATGAGCCAGCCCGTGGCGCGGCCGCGCGCCGGCTCCACGTCGATCGCGAACTCGAGCAGGTCGCCGAGCGCGCCCAGCGGCAGCAGCACGCCGCCGGCCTCGTCCAGGTAGGCGGGCATCCCGGCGGACAGCACGGCGCCGTCGAGCCGGATCTCCAGGATCGCGAGGCGGGCCTCGTCCAGGGCCGCGGCGGGCGCCGCCGACAGGCACAGCAGGACCGCGCCGCAGAGGGCGCGGACCGAGGCCGGGCGTCGGGGGACCCGCGGGTTCATCGCGCTGCTTCGCCCCCCTCGCGGTCGCCCGTGACGAATTCGAGGTAGGTGTCGGCCACGAGGTCGCCGTGCCCAACTTCCGTCTCGGCGAAGCGCACGACCAGGCGCCCGCTCCGCGGCAGCTCATCCCGTTCCAACGTCAGCGGCAGGCGGATCACGCGTCGGGGCGTGGGCGTGTAGACCGCGAGGCCCACCATCAGGCCCACGCGGGTCGTGCTCCCGCCGATCTCCAGGTCGACCGACAGGTCGCCGTAGACCGAGCGCTCGCCCGTGCGCTCCAGGACGACCTGGAGCACCCGTTTGCCGTCGCGGTCCGGCAGGCTGTCGAGCTGCGCGGCACCGAGGGTGATCGCGGCCGTGGGGTTGTCGCGGCGGATGATCACCGGGATGCTCGTCTCGATGATCGCCTGGGCGACGATGCGGTCCTGCCGGGCGGCCAGTTCCTCGGCCTTAGGTACCGCGGGGACCGACTGGAAGACCAGGTGGGTGCGCGCCTCGCCGCTCGCCAGTTGGCCTTCGGACGGGTTGCGCAGCATGACCCGGACGGTCTGGCTGCCGTGTGGCGGCACGACGACCTCGCGGGGGGAGTAGCGGATCAGGTCGGAGGCGGGGCGCTCGCCGGGCAGCGGCGACTCGGCGTCGACGATCTGCCCCGTCTCCAGCATCCGCTTGTCCTTGAGCAGGATGCGGTAGGTCGCCGGCTGGTCGCCCTTGTTGCTGAGGTAGACGGTCGCCACGCGGGTGTG from bacterium carries:
- a CDS encoding fimbria/pilus periplasmic chaperone, encoding MCFVLGGTVLDSAAGSLSIAPTRLVFDGHTRVATVYLSNKGDQPATYRILLKDKRMLETGQIVDAESPLPGERPASDLIRYSPREVVVPPHGSQTVRVMLRNPSEGQLASGEARTHLVFQSVPAVPKAEELAARQDRIVAQAIIETSIPVIIRRDNPTAAITLGAAQLDSLPDRDGKRVLQVVLERTGERSVYGDLSVDLEIGGSTTRVGLMVGLAVYTPTPRRVIRLPLTLERDELPRSGRLVVRFAETEVGHGDLVADTYLEFVTGDREGGEAAR